Within the Misgurnus anguillicaudatus unplaced genomic scaffold, ASM2758022v2 HiC_scaffold_32, whole genome shotgun sequence genome, the region AGTTCTCGGACCTCAACAACATTggttaaaaaggaaaaaaaacagaTGCAAAAGTACATGGACCCCTGATtagcttcaatgcatttattacTAAATGAAATATGATATAAAACCATTcattaaatgtacaaaactttTGTACGACATGAAgtaaacacaaaaaatctaGTTAAAGTACAAAGGCAGTGATTCAGTGTTAAGattctatagaaaatatatatGTGATTTAAGTTATGACACTTAAACTTTAACATCAGTTAAAACGATAACAACAAATAACAGACTTCAGGTGAAtaataaagagaaataaattgATGAGACCAAATGCCAGTTAGATGCACTATATTGACAAATGTTTTGGGACACCTGCCTTTATATTCTTAATCCATATGGTTTAATATGGAGTTTTGGCCACCCTTTGCAGCTATAATAGCTTTAACTCTTCTTGGAAGACTTTCTACAAGGTTTAAGAGTGCATTTATGGGAATTTTTGACTATTCTTCTAAAAGCACATTTGTAAGACACTGATGTTGGACGAGAAGGCCTCGCTCGTAGTCTCCGCTCTAATTCATCCAAAAGATGTTTGATTGAGTTGAGGTCAGTACTCTGTGTAGGACAGTCAAGTTTCTGCACACTCTTTGCTTTGTGCACAGTCATGTTGGAACTGGAAGGAGCCATCCATAAACTGTTCCCACAAAGTTGGAGCATGAAAATATCCAAAATGTCTTGGTATGATGAAGCATTAAGAGTTCCTTTCAGTTGATGTGACTTGAACAcctgaattcaatgatttggaGGGGTGTCCCAAAACTTTGGACAATATAGTGTATATCCAAAGGGAATATTTCATGTTTAACGATCAGACATTGAAGGGCAAAGCAGCTACACTGAGCCAACGGCAAATTTCAGAAGGACTTGCCGAGAGGATACTGCCCTCAGTGGTGTGTACACAGTGCTGACGGCCTGCTGATCACCTTGAACTCACATATCCAAATCATCAGAGAAAATTATAATATATGCGCTATCTTTAATAACTAACCAAAGAACTAAAGTTTAttctagtgttgtagttctcggtcttggtctcgtcttggaatcgaccgcatttttactcggtctcgtctcggtctcagacaaagagaactctgaattttatttcaagaccggtcaagaccacaactgatggcacatcacaaatttattttttaccattaattttatgcagtttattcaggtttggcatatgatgttggcattgtttaagcattgttaaAGTTTCTCCCATTGAcaatttttcaaattttattactaaaaacacttgcattgtgttaagtggatggcaagccatggaaagacagttcagattaaatggttaagttgatttcagctctttagtgtttgttcacttttagttgcttatagacaaagataaattcccacatatctgcaatgcctttgattgtTTTCTCAACTTCTCTGACGACACGCACACgcacaagaagtgcctaatcatatgcatattccacattttatcataagtgttttaatgcagtgacttgcactggggtcttggtcttgacttggtctcggcctgtcttggtctcgTTACACTAGTTTATTTATCAATATTTTCAACTAAAAAGCTACATTTTACGACACAAAAGagtaatatttcaaatattgtGCAGAATTTAAGCTCCATTGCCCTTGACGTGAAATGCATTCTAACTTGTCTTTCGTAAGTCCACAAAAGTCACCTTCTGATGCCTCCTCGATACAATgagcggatcaagaacacatcctgagatgttatgtgaacttgacttgatgtgaacttggaattggaacagtacttgggccacgactgatgacgtttcacaagtccacaagaacacaagtacagacatCTTGGGCTTTTGGGCGcatgtagacttttagtaaagATCCTCCAGACAGTTTTATTAACAAGATCTTTATAAACTCTGTTGCCatatccacactgttgacacatGAATGGTTTCTATCGAGTGTGGATTCTCATGTGTTTGTTAAGTGTAGCTTTTGTTTTGAAAGTCTTTTTACACTCATGGCATGTGAAGGGTTTCTCTTCAGTGTGAGTGCTCAAATGTACATTAAGGTTTGATTTTGtcctgaaactctttccacagggTTGACACAcgtatggtttctctccagtgtgaattctcacaTGTCTATTAAGGTCATATTTCattgtaaaactctttccacacaaaTGACATGTGAacggtttttctccagtgtgaagtgtcatgtgtgtcTTAAGATTACCTTTAGTTGCaaaactcttttcacagtgATGGCACACGTGTGGTTTCTGTCCggtgtgaatcctcatgtgtAGGTTAAGGTTAGGTTTtgttctgaaactctttccacagtgtTGACACAagtatggtttctctccagtgtgaattatCACGTGTCTATTAAGGTCACATTTCATCGTAAAACCCTTTCCACAGTGATGACAAATGAATGtgttctctccagtgtgaagtgTTATGTGTGTCTTAAGATTACCTTTagttgtaaaactcttttcacagtgATGGCACATGTgcggtttctctccggtgtgaactCTTGAATGTTTCTTAAGTTCACTTGcagttgtaaaactctttccacagtgaTGACACAGatgtggtttctctccagtgtgaattctcacaTGTTCGTTAAGCTGCCATTTtgttctgaaactctttccacactctTGACATacataaggtttctctccagtgtgagacCTCATGTGTATCTTAAGGTAAGTTGCAGATATAAAACTCCTTTCACACTCATGGCACGCGTGTGGTTTTTCTTTAATGTGACTTCTCACATGAGTCTCAAGTTTACTTTTatctctgaaactctttccacactgttgacatgtgaaaggtttctcCTCACTGTAAGTCCTCTTGTGATCTGCAGGTCGTTCATCTTCACTGAAACTATTTTCACACTTTATATCTTCTGTCttcagagtttctttctgtgaaacattatggtttatttttacaatctaatgtttctcatccacttcagcttgactctcctctttcacttccatcatatctaaaataaagacagtaaatagttcatattgataaatcagaatgacaaaacacatttgagattgTCATGcattcatgttatttttaatggaAAGTACATTATGTCATTTCTATTGTCAATGTCTGCTCTTGTAGTTTTGTTTATAACACTGGTGGTGTTTCCAATATcaccaaacattggattctaTCTTTTTGTCaacttgttttctttcagtTAGGACTGGTTTTAATGCATCTGAATATCTTAGTGAAAATAGCACTATCTGTGAATAGCGTTGCAAAATTCCAGGAATTTTCAAGGCTGGAATctttccatgggaattaacaggaatatatgagaattaatgggaataaacCCATTCAATCGTGACATCTCTCCTTCTGTGGCCCTGTAGTAGACAGTGTGACGGTGAGACAGTGctgattaaatattattataccACGGACCTactgaatgctgtattctgattggctgagaaatgttccgtgggtgttgattattttcgAATAACAGCATgcctaacctttaaaatgttttaaaactaggcaccagagcaatatttttggtaacAGTGGTATAAGATGAATAATTGACTcaattgaattatttgaaaataatgcacgccCGCAGTGTAACGGCACAGCACGTATAatcaccttgggtgtgcattattttcttataattcaacagcccgtcgtcaattattccttaataacttatttttgatTTAAGATATTACAAAAAAGATGTAGGCCAATATGATTATTACTCAGtactaagggtgtcacgatttagattttaaatcgaaatcgatcgaaattaagtcacaacctcaaactttcaattaaaaaatgggatcgtcaaATTAGACAAGTGCTCAGCTGCTGGCGCGTTgatctaaaatatatataatataataatgcaatgcatgctgTGCTGTGTGCACCAAAACTAAACTGAAATCTCAGCGTACAGAAATTTAAGCTCCAAACTAAAACAACAACTAGCGGTAAATTATGTAAATCctttaatgcatggctagcTGTGGATTATCCCGCTTATAACACGGTTATTTGCCAagttaaaaacaagttaaagcTGTAACTGATGTTTACAGTGTCTTTTTTAACAGACGGGTAAAAATGACGGTTATTTTCTTAAGTTACGGCTGGTTAGTTCTAGTGTGCGATGCATGCGCTAGTTACCTGTGTGCGTCTCTTCTTTAAAGAGTACGACAAAGATAAAGTCAATGGGACAAAGACAACTAAATGGGCAGTTAACACTTTCAGTGACTTTTTGCGCCAAAGACAGAACAATTGTAAAGATCTACTCTGCTTCTCTTCTAAATGAGACATTGTGGGAATTTTATGCCTTTGTTCAGTCTACCGCTGGACGTGAATACAGTGTTGCAAGTTTAATGTGTCTCAgagaaaataaaagaataaagtatgtttttaacAACGTATCCGCCATCCCACACAACGTTTTTGGTCGTTTGTCCATTCCCTCAAGTACGCCCAACAAAGCTGTTTACTAAATTAGCGCCTCTACTGGCCAGAGGTGAAACTTAGGGTATGAAATTATAGTTTGGggtatcatttttatttatttatttttttattttatttttttttttatttttttgcaaacagaaaaatacaatatttacagatgagaaaaaaaaatacaattacaaaGACCAACaaaacacataacataacagccagtagtgtgtgtgtgtgtgtgtgtgtgtgtgtgtgtgtgtgtgtgtgtgtgtgtgtgtgtgtgtgtgtgtgtgtgtgtgtgtgtgtgtgtgtgtgtgtgtgtgtgtgtgtgtgtgtgtgtgtgtgtgtgtgtgtgtaactatAATAGATATGACAGTTGAAATTGTTGAATAAAGGAGCAGAAGTATAACAGACATAATTaggagtaaataaataaataaataaacaaaatggatAAGGAAAGTGataatagcaataataataacaataataataatagtatcaatattaataataatgaaaaatctATTAATATGAAATGGCAGATAgtagtaatagtaataataaacaaattaattaataaatatacaaaattcATCTGGACTTAGAGGGAGGATCAGGAAGAGGATTATAAATAATAGTAGagataataacaataataatactaaaaaaaaaatgaataatcaaaataatagtaatattGATACATCAAATAGTAGTAATGATAATAGTACTTATAATATATGatgatagtaataataatattaataatagaAATAATGATAATATTTGATAAGGATATTAATAATGATATAttaatgataatattgataCAGATATTAATAATAAGGTGTTATAAAACTGCCTCTGACCCCCCTCATGGCTATGGCATAGGTTAGATCCCCACCACTGTCATGTTACAACGAGCTATCAAGGTGAGGTGTTGCGGGGCCAAGGCCCCAAAATCCATCCCCAGGCCGACCCATACACATGCCCCGTCTCCCctgtctatgtttttttttcccttTCATCATTATGTTCAAGCATTTGTTTGTGTCAACTAGAGTGCGATGCATTAAAAAAGCaaggcgtgcagcatggaaccAACCCGGTGCAAATCCGAGGCCGCCACGCCCAAGCCTCACTTACCCTATATGTGTTGTACTTTAATTCATTTAttagtattttttatatattttttttttcgtgtgtgcttaatttttattatttttaaagcttcaaatgaatgtgtgtgtgtgtgtgcgcacctTGTCTAATGTGATGCATTAAAACCGCGAGACATGTGATGCATCGGCCGGAGACAAGCAATGCCGGTCGAGAGGACAAGCTATGGCGCGAAAGCCCAGGGTCCCCGGCCCCACAACACACCCACCTACAAATAATGACGTTCGCACAGTGCATGGATTGATATGCCATAGCCAATATTgggtgagaaagagagagtgagtgagagagagagatttaagTATATAAGTTTCTATCTCTTCCTGACCCCCTCCCCTCAATCATGTATGACTATTGATAGTGTGTCATTGGCGATGGCTTCAGACAAAGAAGGTCAGTCGATTTAAGACGGTTGGAAGTTAAGGAGAGATGACCAAGAGGGGTGTAATTCTGATGTATTGTTTTGTGTTGAGATAGACAAGTTTTCCATGGCGATGTACTCTATTAATAAATTTTTCCAAGTTGTAATGTGTATGGTGTTCCTTGATTTCCAGTTCATGAGGATAGTTTTCTTGGCGATAGTTAGGGCCACTAGGAGTAATTGAGTGTTTATATTGTTTAGATTAATTAAAGATATGTCACCTAATATACAGAGGGATGGAGACAGCGGGATGTGACATCCCAAAAGGTTGGATAGTGAGTCAGTAATGTTTTCCCAAAAATGTTTAACTGAGGTGCAATGCCAAATAGCGTGTAAATAAGTGTCTGGGGTGTTTTGTGTGCAATGTGAGCATGTTTCCGAAGTGAAgcccattttaaataatttccgTCCAGTTAGATGATACCTATGAAGTACTTTATACTGTATGAGTTGTAAGTTGGCATTTTTTGTCATGGAGTATATATTTTTGCAGATTTGTGTCCAGAAATTGGCATTGGGAGCAATAGATAAATCTGATTCCCATTTAGTATTGGGTAGGCTTAATGTGTTGTCTGATTTGGATATTAATTTATACAATTTGGAAAGTAGCTTTTTGGGGGAGGATATATTAATTAACTCAAAGATTGGAGGGGAAAGGTCTAAATTAATTGTCTGAGTGTCGATTTTTGATTGAATAGATGATTTGACTTGTAAATATTCTAAAAAACAATTACTTCCAATGCCATATTTCTGGACCAAGTGTGAGAATGGTGCCAGTTTGTTATTAAGAAAGATGTGCTGAAGTTGTGTGACGCCCTTATCTACCCATGTTTGTAAATTGAGTGGCTTCCTGTTAACTGTAAAGTCTGGGTTATTCCAAATCGGGGTGTATTTAGATGGTGCAAGAGGAGTGTTTGTGATTTGGTGAAATTTCCACCAGGCTGTCAGAGCTGCGGCTATTGTTGGTGTTTTAAAACAGTGATGCTTTTTAATTGTTTGATTAAAGAAGGGTAATTCTGAAATGTTAATGTCGTTACAGATTGACTGTTCAATATCTTGCCACGTGCTTTCTGATGGGTTAGGATGAAaccatttatatataatttggaGCTGATTAGCCAAAAAGTAGTGGTAGAAATTTGGTGCTTCTAGTCCTCCTTGTGTTTTTGGTTTTTGTAGGGTAGTCAATTTGATTCGTGGGGTCTTATTTTCCCAGTAGAATTTAGTGATGATTGAATCTaaagatttaaaccaggtgaGGGTGGGTATTGTTGGAGTCATTGTgaataaatagtttaatttaGGGAgtattgtcattttaattaCTGATATTCTGCCCATAATAGATAGAGGTAAGTTCATCCAACGCTGAAGGTCatcatttattgttttaagtAATTGAGTAAAGTTAAGTCCAAACAGCTCTGACAGTCTGGGGGAAACATTAATGcctaatagggatgcaccgagattttttaggttcggccgaatcccgaatccaccgtttaagattcggccgaatccgaaaccgaataccgaatcctacttgcatccttattccattaacacagtaaagcacattaataaagtaaacaacgtccacagcagtgtatttttcattttatttaattttaactgtacattatgccaggatgacaagttggaaaaactattctgacaattaccataagcctatgcataatgaaagcgatgcgttgcgacacgctcgtcatttccaataagcaagcagctccgcgctaaaccatattcaactttgagtgagaagctccgctcgtcaatgtcagttttcacacggctgtccaattacagtggaggaggggcgggacattaccacagcaaccaaccggctcacagctgaagcgtCACacctaccaagcgctcggctgaaaaacagctggcatttggcgtcctcaaggcgttttcagccgtgtttaaaagttttggtgtgtctagcccctaaggctcaccgaaagaaaaagctcatctccacgtcagcacccaatgtgtgtaatcaacggccgcgtgacgtcgaccagcgtagcgcaagcctagggttcggttcggtggaaaaaaaatctaggattcggccgaacccgaaccccgtcaaaaagcccagtattcggccgaatccgaatcctggattcggtgcatccctaatgccTAAGTATGTGATGTGATTGGAGCACAAATGAATTGGTGGTGTTTGGGATGTAACATCCAAGCTGTTGGGATGTAATGAAAGTATTGAAGATTTGCTCCAGTTGATCGAGTATTCAGAGATATTTGAAAATGTGTCGATGACTTTAATCGTTTCTTGTAATGAGGATGACGGGTCTTGTAAATATAGTAATATATCATCAGCGTAAAGACTAATTTTATGATGCATATTTAGTGTTTGAATACCTTAGATGTAGCTGTTTTGACGGATAGCTGTTGCTAATGGCTCAATGAAAATGGTAAATAATGAGGGGGAGAGTGGGCATCCTTGTCTGGTCCCACGATGCAGTGTGAAGATATGTGATGTTAGTCCATTGGTGATGACAGTGGCTGAAGGTGATGTATATAGAATTTTAATCCAATTAATGAATGACTCTCCAAACCAAATCTCTCTAATGTGGAAAACAGGAATTTCCAGTTGACCCTAACGAAAGTTTTTTCTGCATCGAGAGTAACTatgattgttttgtttttttgtgttgatGAATAATGCATTAGGTTAAAAAGTCTGCGTGTGTTGTTCGATGAAAGTCTGCCTTTGATAAAACCGGTTTGATCTGGATGTATTATTGATGGTGTGACTTTTTCTATTCTATGTGCAAGTGCTTTCGCAATGATTTTAATGTCCACATTGATTAGTGAAATTGGACGGTAGCTTGACGGTAATGTTGGGTCTTTATTTGGTTTAAGAAGGAGTGAAATTGTGGCTGTGTTCATTCTATCTGggagttttgattttttttttgattcAGTAATCATACGGATGAAGAGTGGTGATAAAATGGACCAAAAGTGTTTGTAGAACTCAGCAGGGAATCCATCGGGGCCTGGTGCTTTATTGTTTGGCATGAGTTTGAGGGCATTAGAAAGTTCTTGTTCTGTTAAAGGTAATTCAAGAGAATTTATTTGATGGTTACTGAGTTGAGGCAAGTTGATATGGTTAAGAAATGAGTCAATGTCTTTTTGATCTGGGTCTTTTTCAGAGGAGtataatttactgtaaaaattttGAAAGATTTGATTTATTTCTTCTGGTGAGTTGGTAGGTTTCCCTGCTGCATCCACAATCACTGGGATTGTTGctttttctgtattttgtttgatttgcCAAATATTTACCGGATTTATTACTATGGTGGAAGTTTTCCTGTCTTAATCTATGAATTATGAAttgtgtatgtttatttattaattcattcaATTTGAGTTTATATTTTCTTAGTGAATCCTGTGTTTCTTCTGTTggattatttatgtttatgtcTTCTAGCAGTTTGATT harbors:
- the LOC141363088 gene encoding uncharacterized protein; translated protein: MRSHTGEKPYVCQECGKSFRTKWQLNEHVRIHTGEKPHLCHHCGKSFTTASELKKHSRVHTGEKPHMCHHCEKSFTTKGNLKTHITLHTGENTFICHHCGKGFTMKCDLNRHVIIHTGEKPYLCQHCGKSFRTKPNLNLHMRIHTGQKPHVCHHCEKSFATKGNLKTHMTLHTGEKPFTCHLCGKSFTMKYDLNRHVRIHTGEKPYVCQPCGKSFRTKSNLNVHLSTHTEEKPFTCHECKKTFKTKATLNKHMRIHTR